TAAACAGCGGCATTGTTACTGGCACCCCTTAAGGTGTTAACTGCACGTATCTGCTAATCGTTCTTTCTCAAGTTGTTCCGGTAGCCTGGTTTGCGTTGTGATCTGGTTTGCTAGCCGCGGTTGCTTGCTTCCCTAAAAGGGATTACTCAGGTCTTGATCATACATATCCTCGGGCCTTGAGTGCTATCCGGAGATGGCGGATCCATTTGTTGACCGTGTTGGTTTCGACCTGTTTACCAGAGCGCTCTGCGTCCAGGCTGAACAGGTGAGTCCTGATCTCGTCAAGAACCTTAGCCTTGATGCCGACCATGGTTCGGTTGCCGTAGAAGTCGAGGAGTTTCTGGAGGGCCAGCACATCGGCGCGTTGGGTGTTCGGGCTCTTGTCTTTCCGGAATTCCTTGTACTCGGCAATAAGACCCGGAGATGATTTGTCCGAGTCTTGTCCGATGAATTTTTGCAACACCTGTATTGTCTTGACAATGCTATCTGCTTGTTTTATTATCCTTCTCCACAGGGTCGGGTCCATTTTCTGAGTGAGGTTTGACAGGTTCGAGACCCGTCGCCCGCTCCATTTTCGCTTTCGTAGCGGCAACTCCTTCGCAAACCGACCCCTTCCTGTTCGTTCAGGGAGGGTTTTTTTGTCCGGGGAGCCTCACCTACTCAAACAGGAAACAACAGCAGATGGCGGACAGAATTTATTTCATCACGGGCGGCGCCCGGTCGGGCAAATCGGCCTTCGCAGAAAAACTGGCAGGAACGATGGCCGGCAGCCGGGCGTATATCGCGACGGCGCAGGCCCTGGACGAGGAAATGGCCGCCCGGATCGCGAAGCATCGCAGGGACCGGGGCACGGTCTGGGACACTTATGAGGAACCGCTCGCGGTCGCTGAGCTGCTCGGAAAGCTTTCTGGCAGGTACTCGGTGACGCTTCTTGACTGCCTCACGCTGTGGCTCAGCAACGTCATGGCCCATACCGGAAGCGACGGGAGCGTTGTCTCCCGGACCGATGAACTTGCGGCCGCGGTCAGGGGCTTCAAGGGGAGCTGCATCCTCGTTTCGAATGAAGTGGGCCTCGGCATCGTGCCCGACAACCCGCTGGCCCGGAAATTCCGCGATCTTGCCGGCATGCTGAACCAGAAAATGGCCCATCTGGCGGACGAAGCATATTTTACCGCGGCCGGAATCCCGGTGAGGATCAAGTAAGCAGAAACTCGTACCAACGATGTAGGGCACCGGAAGATGCTGGAGCACCTGGAGCAGGTGCCGCTTCTAGACCTGAACCTTCGGCTCGGGGAAGGAACCGGCGCGGCGCTCGGCATCTCGCTGGTCGAGGCCGGATTGAAGGTGCTTGCCGAGATGGCGACGTTCGCTTCGGCCGGCGTTGCCGAGAAGAGCGAAGAGCAGGTCAGCACGTAGCGGCCAAAGAAGCGCAACCCTGCCACGGACAGGGAAAGGGATCTCATGATCAAGAACCTTATAACAGCGGTCCAGTTCCTTACGATCTTTACGGTCCACCGTGAGTATCAGGATGAAGAGCGGAGTCTTGCCCGGTCCATAGTGTATTTTCCCATCGTCGGGTTCCTGATCGGATTTATCCTGATCAATGCCGACAAGCTCATGATGCTGGTCGCGCTGCCGCAGACCATCGCCAATCTCCTCCTGGTCGGGCTTTCCGTGCTGGTGACCCGCGCGCTACACATCGACGGCCTGGCCGATACTATGGATGGCCTCATGGGGGGGCGGGACCCGTCATCGCGTCTTGCGATCATGAGGGACAGCAGGCTTGGCACTGCGGGAGCGGTCGGGATTTTCTTCGTTCTGTCCGTGAAGTACCTGTCGTTGAACAACCTGTTCGAGAGCGAGCGGGTCGCCGCGCTCCTGACGGCACCGGTACTTGCCCGCTGGTCCCAGACGCTGATGCTGTTCAATGCGGAATACGGCAGGGAAGAGGGCATGGGCAAGGCGTTCGTGGGGCGTCTCCGGGCCAGCGGGCTCACTGCCGCCACCGCCATCGCACTCGGCCTTCTTGCATTCGTCGCCTTTCGCATGGACGCCCGCACGCTGATCCTCATCCTGAGCATGCTCGCCTGCGTTCTGCTTCTGACCTTCCTGGCCCGCTGGTATTTCAAGCGCAGGCTGGGGGGCGTGACCGGCGATGCTATCGGCGCGGTGAGCGAACTGAACGAAGTGCTGGTACTGCTTCTCTTCGTCATCTTCTCAAGCGGGAATTAACATGACGGTCACGCGGGTCTATCTCATGCGCCATGGTGAAGTGCAGAACGGCGGAGAGAAGCGGTACAACGGCCACATCGATATCGACATAACCGGGAAAGGCGTCGAGCAGATGCATCGGCTCGCCGGCCTCCTGTCGGGAAAGCCGGTTGCCGAGGTCTATTCCAGCGACCTTATCCGGTCCCTGCGGGGAGCGGAGATCATAGCGCAGGCACTCGGCGGCACCGGCCGGACGGCCCTCCGGGAGCTCCGGGAACGGAGCGTTGG
This genomic interval from Nitrospirota bacterium contains the following:
- the cobU gene encoding bifunctional adenosylcobinamide kinase/adenosylcobinamide-phosphate guanylyltransferase, with product MADRIYFITGGARSGKSAFAEKLAGTMAGSRAYIATAQALDEEMAARIAKHRRDRGTVWDTYEEPLAVAELLGKLSGRYSVTLLDCLTLWLSNVMAHTGSDGSVVSRTDELAAAVRGFKGSCILVSNEVGLGIVPDNPLARKFRDLAGMLNQKMAHLADEAYFTAAGIPVRIK
- the cobS gene encoding adenosylcobinamide-GDP ribazoletransferase, with the protein product MIKNLITAVQFLTIFTVHREYQDEERSLARSIVYFPIVGFLIGFILINADKLMMLVALPQTIANLLLVGLSVLVTRALHIDGLADTMDGLMGGRDPSSRLAIMRDSRLGTAGAVGIFFVLSVKYLSLNNLFESERVAALLTAPVLARWSQTLMLFNAEYGREEGMGKAFVGRLRASGLTAATAIALGLLAFVAFRMDARTLILILSMLACVLLLTFLARWYFKRRLGGVTGDAIGAVSELNEVLVLLLFVIFSSGN